The genomic window TACCCTTTTTCTATTTTGAGAAAGGGTAGTTTTTTGATCGATCAAAAAAATATCCTCATTAATCGCTATATTTGAGTGAGAAACAATTTAATTTTCAAATGAAAATCATCGCTTGGAATTGCAACATGGCATTCAGAAAAAAAGCAGAATTTATTCTAGCTCATAATCCTGATATTGCTGTAATTTCTGAGTGTGAATGTTCGGAAAAATTAAAATTCCCAACCGAAATACAAACACCAAACGACATTCTTTGGTATGGTACAAATCCGCATAAAGGAGTTGGCGTGTTTTCTTATAGTGATTATCGGTTTCAATTATTAGATTTTCATAATCCAGATTTCAAAAATATTCTACCAATTGCAGTAACAGGCGGAAAGATTGACTTTACTTTATTTGCAATTTGGGCAAATAACCCTGCGGATAAAGATGGCGCTTATGTAACTCAGATCTGGAAAGCGATT from Flavobacterium sp. KACC 22763 includes these protein-coding regions:
- a CDS encoding endonuclease/exonuclease/phosphatase family protein gives rise to the protein MKIIAWNCNMAFRKKAEFILAHNPDIAVISECECSEKLKFPTEIQTPNDILWYGTNPHKGVGVFSYSDYRFQLLDFHNPDFKNILPIAVTGGKIDFTLFAIWANNPADKDGAYVTQIWKAIHFYEDLIKETKTILIGDFNSNTIWDKPRREGNHTTVVNKLAEKNIFSTYHKYFNQTHGKEEHPTLYLHKSKNKPYHIDYCFASNDFNEALESVEVGTYKDWTLYSDHKPLIIKFNI